The nucleotide window ACGGCACATTGGCCTGGGTGAGGTCCTCGTCGATAAGGCCCTCGTGCATCTGCTTGCTGACGCGCCAGGTCACCCAGCCGCCCGCGCTGTGCGGGTCGAGAATGTCGAGCTCGCTCTCCTTGGCGATCACGAGGGTGCCGCCCTTCTTGGGAGTGCCCTGCGCCTGGGCGGGGTCGGGTACACCGAGCGAGGTCAGGAGGTGGGCGGCCGACGCGCCGGCTCCGATCAGCGCGCTGCGGCGGAGGAGATCACGCCGGGTCAGTCGGCCCTCGACGAATGCCGCTTCGAGCGTCTCGAACGTGCTCCGGTCTTCGTCCATGACGGCTTCTCCCGCCCGGGCTCTCCACGTGAGCGAGCCCGAGCTACGAATGAAGTGGGCACCGCACCCTTGCGAGCAATCCGCGCTGTGCTACGAGAACATCTCGAGCGCCGTTGGATGGGCCGATGACTACACCCGGCGCGGAGCCCTTGTCAAGGGCCGCCCCGAAGGCGCCATGTCTGCTACGATGGCCGTCGATGAGGACGCTCAAGGTCGACAACGTGGCGCAGGCCTACCTCGAGCTGCTCGAGGACCGCGGCGTCGACTTCTTCTTCGCCAACGCGGGCACCGACTTCGCTTCGCTGGTGGATGCCTTCGCGCGGCGCGAGGCGGACGGCAAGCGCGCCCCGCGGCCGATCGTGGCCCCGCACGAGTCGGTGGCGGTGGGCATGGCCCACGGGGTGTGGCTGGCCACCGGCCGGCCGCAGGCCGTGATGGTGCACGTCACGGTGGGCACCGCCAATGCGGCCTGCGGGATCATCACCGCGGCGCGCTCGCAGGCGCCGATGCTGATGAGCGCTGGACGGACCCCGATCACCGAGGAAGGGCTGCCCGGTTCGCGCGATCTGTACATCCACTGGGCGCAGGAGAGCTTCGACCAGGCCGCGATGCTGCGCGAGTACGTCAAGTGGGACTACGAGCTGCGCACGCCCGCGCAGCTGGAGGCGGTGGTGGATCGCGCGCTCGAGCTGACGCTGGCCGAGCCGCGCGGCCCGGTGTATCTCACGCTGCCCCGCGAGGTGCTGGCCGCTCCGGTGGAGGCGATGACCATCACCTCCCCGAGCCGACGCCACGTCGCCTCGCGGCGGCTGCCGGACCCCGCCCGCCTCGACGAGGCCGCGCGCCTCCTCGCGCGGGCGCGCCGGCCACTGGCGCTGGTCTCGAGCGCGGGCCGGGATCCCGCGGTGGTGCCCGCGCTCGTCGCCTTCGCGGAAGCCGCCGGCATCGGCGTCGTCGAGGTGGATCCGACACACGTGAACTTCCCGCAGAGCCATCCCCTCCACGTGGGCTTCACGCAGCCGTCGGGCACCGATCCCGCGGTGGCGGAGGCCGACGTCCTGCTGGTGATCGACGCCGACGTGCCGTGGTATCCGTCGCTGGTCCGCCCGCCCGCCGACGCCGCGGTCATCCATCTCGCGGTCGACCCGTCGTTCTCGCGCTACCCGATGCGCAGCTTCCCGTGCGACGTGCCGATCGCCGCGCACCCGGCCGCCGCCCTGCCGCCGCTGGCCGAGGCGGTGCGCCGGCACGCCGACCCCGGCGCGGTCGCGGCGCGGCGCGCCGTCGTGGAAGAAGCGCACCGGAGCCGGCGCGCCCGCTGGGCCGCCGAGGCGGAGGCGCAGGCCGGCTGGCCGCGGCCGGGATTCGCGTGGGTCACGCGGCGGCTGCAGGAGGTGATCGACGAGTCGACGATCGTGGTCAACGAGTATCCGATCGACCGCCGGCACCTGGCCTTCGACCGGCCCGGCGCCTTCTTCGGCCAGCCGCACTCGAGCGGTCTCGGCTGGGCCCTGCCCGCCGCGCTCGGGATCAAGCTGGGCGCCCCGGACCGTACCGTGATCGCCGCGCTCGGCGACGGAGCCTATCTCTTCAACGAGCCGGTGGCGTGCCATCTGGCCGCGCGACAGCAAGGCCTGCCCGTGCTGACCGTGATCTACAACAACCAGCAGTGGGAAGCGGTCAAGCAGAGCACGCTGGCCGTGCATCCCGACGGGCACGCGCAGGCCTCCGGCCGGTTCCCGCTCACCAGCCTGGGTCCCGCGCCGCGCTACGAGGAGATCGTGCGCGCGTTCGACGGCCACGGCGAGCGGGTGGAGACTCCGGCCGAGGTCGGGCCCGCGCTGCGGCGCGCGCTCGCCGCGGTGCGGGAAGGGCGTCAGGCGGTGGTCAACGTGCTCTGCGGACGCGCCCGCGACTAGCGGGGTGCGCTACTTCGGCTTCGGAGCGTACAGCGCGCACCAGCCCTTCGGGTTGATCTTGCCGTCCACCATCTTGCAGCTGGCCGGCGGGACGAAGTGCAGGCAGTTGTCGCATTCTTGCGGTCCCTTCGGCTTCTCCTGATACTGCACCAGCTTCTGCGCGATCTTCTGCTGGGCGAGGGCGCGGGCCGGGATGAGCGCGCCTGCGAGCATCCCCAGCCCGGCTCGCAGGACGGTGCGTCGTGAAGTCTCGTCGGTCATGTGCCGAATCCTCCCTCTGTAGCGTACACCTGTTGATGCGTCCGACCGCGAAGGCTATGATCCGCCCCATGGCCCCGCGGCCGATCCGGCGCGCGCTCGTCTCCCTGCTCGGGCTCACCGCCGTCTTCACGCCGGCGGAAGTGCGGGCGGAGATCTCGCTTCCCGCCGGATTCACCGCCACCGTATACGTCACCGGCGAGGGCAACAACTCGGCGATGAGCGGCGCGGCCGGCGTCGGCATGCCGTCCACCGGCAGCCTCGCGGTGGACCACACCGGCGCGCTGTATCTGGCCCGCACCGGCCGTCGGTACAGCGGCGGCGAGTACGAATACCTCTCGCCGATCTATCGCGT belongs to Candidatus Methylomirabilota bacterium and includes:
- a CDS encoding twin-arginine translocation signal domain-containing protein, which gives rise to MDEDRSTFETLEAAFVEGRLTRRDLLRRSALIGAGASAAHLLTSLGVPDPAQAQGTPKKGGTLVIAKESELDILDPHSAGGWVTWRVSKQMHEGLIDEDLTQANVP
- a CDS encoding thiamine pyrophosphate-requiring protein codes for the protein MRTLKVDNVAQAYLELLEDRGVDFFFANAGTDFASLVDAFARREADGKRAPRPIVAPHESVAVGMAHGVWLATGRPQAVMVHVTVGTANAACGIITAARSQAPMLMSAGRTPITEEGLPGSRDLYIHWAQESFDQAAMLREYVKWDYELRTPAQLEAVVDRALELTLAEPRGPVYLTLPREVLAAPVEAMTITSPSRRHVASRRLPDPARLDEAARLLARARRPLALVSSAGRDPAVVPALVAFAEAAGIGVVEVDPTHVNFPQSHPLHVGFTQPSGTDPAVAEADVLLVIDADVPWYPSLVRPPADAAVIHLAVDPSFSRYPMRSFPCDVPIAAHPAAALPPLAEAVRRHADPGAVAARRAVVEEAHRSRRARWAAEAEAQAGWPRPGFAWVTRRLQEVIDESTIVVNEYPIDRRHLAFDRPGAFFGQPHSSGLGWALPAALGIKLGAPDRTVIAALGDGAYLFNEPVACHLAARQQGLPVLTVIYNNQQWEAVKQSTLAVHPDGHAQASGRFPLTSLGPAPRYEEIVRAFDGHGERVETPAEVGPALRRALAAVREGRQAVVNVLCGRARD
- a CDS encoding high potential iron sulfur protein codes for the protein MTDETSRRTVLRAGLGMLAGALIPARALAQQKIAQKLVQYQEKPKGPQECDNCLHFVPPASCKMVDGKINPKGWCALYAPKPK